The following are encoded in a window of Maridesulfovibrio ferrireducens genomic DNA:
- a CDS encoding acyl-CoA thioesterase, producing MKEKKVSESRAYTTYRVLPQDTNPAGNLHGGVLLKQLDLIAATCAMRHARKPVVTASIDRMNFLRPAYVGELINLHANVNMVGRTSMEIGVRVEAENLLTGELRHTNSAYLTFVAIGEDGKPSLVPQLVLETGVDHRRNKEAVERRAVRKQELVRERAPSTD from the coding sequence ATGAAAGAAAAAAAAGTCAGTGAAAGCAGAGCATACACAACCTACAGGGTGCTCCCGCAGGATACGAATCCAGCTGGCAACCTTCATGGTGGGGTTCTTCTGAAACAGCTGGATCTCATTGCTGCCACCTGCGCCATGCGTCATGCCCGTAAACCTGTGGTCACAGCCTCTATTGACAGGATGAACTTTCTTAGACCCGCATATGTCGGCGAGCTTATCAACCTTCATGCGAACGTGAATATGGTAGGCAGAACTTCAATGGAAATCGGAGTGCGGGTCGAAGCTGAAAATCTTCTTACAGGAGAACTGCGGCATACAAATTCAGCATATCTGACATTTGTTGCCATAGGCGAAGACGGAAAACCTTCCCTTGTACCTCAGTTAGTCCTTGAGACAGGTGTGGATCACAGAAGAAACAAAGAAGCAGTTGAGCGGCGAGCCGTGCGTAAGCAAGAGCTGGTGCGTGAACGGGCCCCTTCAACTGATTAA
- a CDS encoding catalase yields the protein MKKKKMTTAFGKPVGDDLNSQTAGEKGPVLVQDMHLLEKLAHFDRERIPERVVHAKGAGAYGYFEVTADVTKYTKAAFLSEVGKKTDLFVRFSTVGGEKGSADAERDPRGFAIKFYTEEGNYDMVGNNTPVFFIRDPMKFPDFIHTQKRNPATNLKDPDMFWDFLSLTPESIHQVTILFSDRGTPITFRHMNGYSSHTYKWYNEKGEYVWVQYHFKTDQGSKTMTAAEAGAMCAKDPDHATRDLHESIKNGDFPSWTLEMQILTPRQAKDFKWDIFDITKVWPHSEVPPITVGKMVLNRNPENYFAEVEQAAFTPGNLVPGIGASPDKMLQGRMFSYHDTHLHRLGTNYQLIPVNMPKNAPELNYQRDGAMRVDDGGGGGPNYWPNSFGTAGPDETALEPPLPIEGNAAQHSYKLVDDDFVQAGNLYRNVMSEQDRVNLTRNIIGHLSGAQKRIQLRQAAIFYKTDKDYGTRIAKGLELDLAKVEKLANMNQADRVKATAS from the coding sequence ATGAAAAAAAAGAAAATGACGACAGCCTTCGGGAAACCTGTAGGTGACGACCTAAACTCCCAAACAGCCGGAGAAAAAGGCCCGGTCCTAGTTCAGGATATGCACCTTCTAGAGAAACTGGCCCACTTCGACCGCGAGCGCATCCCTGAACGCGTGGTTCATGCCAAAGGAGCCGGTGCATACGGCTATTTTGAAGTAACTGCTGATGTTACTAAATACACAAAAGCGGCCTTCCTCTCTGAGGTTGGCAAAAAAACTGATCTATTTGTGCGCTTTTCAACAGTCGGAGGAGAAAAAGGCTCTGCTGATGCCGAACGTGATCCGCGTGGTTTCGCCATCAAGTTTTACACTGAAGAAGGCAACTACGACATGGTCGGCAATAATACCCCGGTCTTCTTTATTCGCGACCCAATGAAATTTCCTGATTTCATACATACCCAAAAACGTAATCCTGCAACCAATTTAAAAGATCCCGACATGTTCTGGGATTTCTTATCCCTCACACCTGAATCAATTCATCAGGTAACTATTCTTTTCTCGGACAGAGGAACCCCTATAACCTTCCGCCATATGAATGGTTACTCGAGCCACACCTACAAATGGTACAATGAAAAAGGTGAATACGTCTGGGTCCAATATCACTTTAAAACAGACCAAGGCTCAAAAACCATGACTGCGGCCGAAGCAGGTGCGATGTGTGCCAAAGATCCTGATCATGCCACCCGGGATCTGCATGAATCCATTAAAAATGGGGACTTCCCGTCATGGACGCTGGAGATGCAGATACTGACTCCCCGGCAAGCCAAAGATTTCAAATGGGATATCTTTGATATTACCAAAGTATGGCCTCATTCCGAAGTACCACCCATCACTGTAGGGAAGATGGTCTTGAATCGAAATCCGGAAAATTATTTTGCCGAAGTAGAACAAGCGGCATTCACCCCCGGCAATCTTGTACCCGGCATCGGAGCCTCACCTGACAAGATGCTCCAAGGGCGCATGTTTTCGTACCACGACACCCATCTCCACAGACTTGGAACAAATTACCAGCTCATCCCCGTAAATATGCCCAAAAACGCTCCTGAGCTTAATTACCAACGCGACGGAGCTATGCGTGTAGATGATGGCGGAGGCGGTGGACCTAATTACTGGCCGAACAGCTTCGGAACCGCTGGACCGGATGAAACAGCCCTTGAACCTCCACTGCCGATCGAAGGCAATGCAGCGCAACATAGTTATAAACTTGTAGACGATGACTTTGTTCAGGCCGGCAATCTGTATCGCAATGTTATGAGTGAACAGGACCGGGTAAATCTGACGAGAAATATTATCGGACATTTGAGCGGAGCACAGAAACGCATCCAGCTCAGACAGGCTGCAATCTTCTATAAAACAGATAAAGACTATGGCACCCGCATCGCAAAAGGGCTTGAGCTTGATCTTGCTAAAGTTGAAAAGCTGGCAAATATGAATCAAGCCGACAGAGTAAAGGCTACAGCTTCTTAA
- the sfsA gene encoding DNA/RNA nuclease SfsA, with protein sequence MSESLIIYPEGCRKAVFIKRYKRFTVEALLDGQIISIHTNNTGSMLGLLREGQEIFISPALNPARKLKWTLEMVNLSGSWVGVNTSVPNKMIQRAFEVAVLPELKGYTAIKREAVVGKSRIDAKFTDESGRLPDLWVECKNVTLVEEDVACFPDAPTERGQKHLVELMALAAEGYRVAMFFFVQRNDGKCFGPADFIDPKYAKLFEQALAEGVECWPYQAELSEKGISIGEKMKF encoded by the coding sequence ATGTCTGAATCATTGATTATTTATCCGGAAGGCTGCCGGAAAGCTGTTTTTATAAAAAGATATAAAAGATTTACCGTCGAAGCTTTGCTTGATGGTCAGATTATATCTATTCATACAAATAATACCGGTTCTATGCTTGGCTTGCTGCGGGAAGGGCAGGAGATATTTATTTCTCCGGCATTGAATCCGGCGCGTAAGCTTAAATGGACTCTCGAGATGGTTAATCTGTCAGGTTCGTGGGTTGGCGTGAACACTTCTGTTCCAAACAAAATGATACAGAGAGCCTTTGAGGTTGCGGTTTTGCCTGAATTGAAAGGGTACACCGCAATCAAGCGTGAGGCTGTAGTCGGTAAAAGTCGTATTGATGCAAAATTTACCGATGAGTCAGGGCGTCTGCCGGATTTATGGGTTGAGTGTAAAAATGTCACTCTTGTAGAAGAGGATGTGGCCTGCTTTCCTGATGCGCCCACTGAACGGGGACAGAAACACCTTGTTGAATTGATGGCTCTTGCCGCCGAAGGGTATAGGGTCGCGATGTTCTTTTTTGTTCAGCGTAATGATGGAAAATGTTTCGGTCCTGCTGATTTTATCGACCCCAAATATGCAAAATTGTTTGAGCAGGCTCTTGCGGAGGGAGTTGAATGCTGGCCGTATCAGGCAGAACTCAGTGAAAAAGGAATTTCAATCGGTGAGAAAATGAAATTTTAA
- a CDS encoding RsbRD N-terminal domain-containing protein — protein MNLEERLLEKRNVLTKKWFDLVLSSYPETTQKIWKSNSDQFTNPVGITTQRVTRELFDLIIEWKDVDAIAKSLEDLIKIRAVQEFAPSRALSFVFLFKKLLRDEFMQDLKKEGRLDELLAFETRVDNLGLIAFDIYTKNRDLITQMRIGEVKRSHHMLLRRVNEIEDASAKGAGQV, from the coding sequence ATGAACCTTGAAGAAAGATTGTTAGAAAAAAGAAATGTTCTGACTAAAAAATGGTTTGATTTGGTCCTGTCTTCCTATCCTGAAACAACTCAGAAGATATGGAAGAGCAACAGCGATCAGTTCACAAATCCTGTCGGAATTACCACTCAAAGGGTCACGAGAGAACTTTTTGACCTTATTATTGAATGGAAAGATGTAGACGCAATTGCAAAATCTCTGGAAGACCTAATTAAAATAAGGGCTGTTCAGGAATTTGCACCATCAAGAGCTTTAAGTTTTGTTTTTCTTTTTAAGAAACTGCTGAGAGATGAGTTTATGCAGGATCTTAAAAAGGAAGGTAGACTTGACGAGTTGCTCGCGTTTGAGACCAGGGTTGATAACCTAGGTCTGATCGCGTTCGACATCTATACCAAGAATAGGGATTTGATCACGCAGATGAGAATTGGTGAAGTTAAACGCTCTCACCACATGCTCTTAAGGCGGGTCAACGAAATCGAGGATGCTTCGGCCAAAGGGGCCGGACAGGTGTAG
- the dsrM gene encoding sulfate reduction electron transfer complex DsrMKJOP subunit DsrM yields MNALYSLVLVFALVLLALFGVETAHMAKLFGIGLPLVAVAVFLVGFAYRMIKWAKSPVPFCIPTTAGQQKSLDFIHHNKFDNPVTPCQTFIRMFLEVCCFRSLFRNTKVGLKDGKVTYASAKWLWLFSLMFHYSFLLIVIRHMRLFFEPIPACIGWVEMLDGIFQIGTPRMYMSDILIIVGVAFLLARRLWDAKLRYISLVTDYFPLLLIIAIGLSGIYMRFIAKVDVMAIKQLTMGLVTFNPVIPANVDVSFYVHLLLVCTLLIYFPFSKLMHAGGIFLSPTRNMPNNTRIKHHENPWNDPNIKPHSYAAYEDDFREPMIEAGLPVDKEA; encoded by the coding sequence ATGAACGCTTTGTACTCACTCGTTTTAGTTTTTGCCCTAGTGCTGCTGGCTCTTTTTGGAGTAGAAACAGCGCATATGGCAAAACTCTTCGGCATCGGCTTACCTTTGGTAGCTGTTGCCGTATTTCTGGTAGGTTTCGCTTACCGGATGATTAAATGGGCGAAAAGCCCGGTTCCTTTTTGTATTCCGACCACGGCCGGACAGCAGAAGTCTTTGGACTTCATCCATCACAACAAGTTCGACAACCCCGTGACTCCGTGTCAAACTTTTATCCGTATGTTTCTTGAGGTCTGCTGCTTCCGCTCTTTGTTCCGGAACACAAAAGTAGGTCTCAAAGACGGCAAAGTGACATATGCTTCCGCCAAATGGCTGTGGCTGTTTTCACTTATGTTTCACTACTCATTCCTGCTTATTGTAATCAGGCACATGAGACTTTTCTTTGAGCCGATTCCCGCCTGTATCGGCTGGGTTGAAATGCTTGACGGGATCTTCCAGATCGGAACACCCAGAATGTACATGAGTGATATCCTTATCATTGTCGGTGTGGCTTTCTTGCTCGCACGCAGACTTTGGGATGCAAAACTCCGTTACATTTCTCTGGTTACTGACTATTTCCCACTGTTACTCATTATCGCCATCGGCCTTTCCGGTATCTACATGCGCTTTATCGCAAAAGTAGATGTTATGGCTATTAAACAGCTTACTATGGGACTTGTAACCTTCAACCCAGTAATTCCCGCAAATGTGGATGTATCTTTCTATGTACACCTATTATTAGTCTGTACACTGCTCATTTACTTCCCATTCAGCAAGCTTATGCATGCAGGTGGTATCTTCCTTTCTCCTACAAGGAATATGCCTAACAACACCCGCATCAAGCATCACGAGAACCCTTGGAATGATCCGAACATCAAGCCACATAGCTATGCGGCTTATGAAGACGACTTCAGGGAACCTATGATTGAAGCGGGTCTCCCTGTGGACAAAGAGGCATAA
- the dsrK gene encoding sulfate reduction electron transfer complex DsrMKJOP subunit DsrK, with protein sequence MADLPKADELFKSINYTPPSTGWMDTPVDCSPGNWCYPAKADKLEYLGFPNPRQWSPADVDWKLPENWQDIVHQGFKERLDKYRSLKVFMDVCVRCGACADKCHFFIGSGDPKNMPVLRAELMRSVYRKDFTMAGKILTTLTGSRVMTEDVLKEWFIYFYQCTECRRCSLFCPYGIDTAEVTMMARELLHLCGVNINWIMEPVANCNRTGNHLGIQPHAFKDIVEFMVDDIEEITGKKLNVPINEKGHEVIFITPSGDVFADPGIYTFMGYLMLFDHIGLDYTLSTYASEGGNFGLFTSADMMKKLNGKMYAEAKRLGVKWILGGECGHMWRVINQYMDTMNGPANFLEVPKSPITGTVFHNAAQTKMVHIAEFTADLMKHNKLKLDPTRNDHIRATFHDSCNPARAMGLLDEPRYVLNNVVKNFHEMPEQTIREQTFCCAGGAGLNTDEIMEIRMRGGLPRGNALKSVQEEHDVNMMACICAIDRATLIPLADYWAPGVDICGVHELVGNALILDGEKERETDLRLNPLPKKEE encoded by the coding sequence ATGGCTGACCTCCCAAAAGCTGATGAGCTTTTTAAAAGCATTAACTATACACCACCTTCCACAGGTTGGATGGATACCCCGGTTGACTGTTCTCCCGGGAACTGGTGTTACCCTGCTAAGGCAGATAAACTCGAATACTTAGGTTTCCCGAACCCACGCCAATGGTCTCCTGCTGACGTGGACTGGAAACTCCCTGAAAACTGGCAGGACATTGTCCATCAGGGATTCAAAGAGAGACTGGATAAATACCGTTCTCTTAAAGTATTCATGGACGTCTGTGTGCGTTGCGGCGCTTGCGCTGACAAATGCCACTTTTTCATCGGTTCCGGCGATCCTAAAAACATGCCGGTCCTTCGTGCAGAACTTATGCGTTCTGTTTACCGTAAGGACTTCACCATGGCCGGAAAAATTCTGACAACCCTCACCGGTTCCAGAGTTATGACCGAAGACGTTCTTAAAGAGTGGTTCATTTACTTTTACCAGTGTACTGAGTGTCGCCGTTGCTCACTGTTCTGCCCTTACGGCATCGATACAGCTGAAGTAACAATGATGGCACGTGAACTGCTTCACCTTTGCGGCGTGAATATTAACTGGATCATGGAACCGGTTGCTAACTGTAACCGTACAGGTAACCATCTCGGTATCCAGCCACACGCTTTCAAAGATATCGTTGAATTCATGGTTGACGACATCGAAGAGATCACAGGCAAAAAACTTAACGTTCCAATTAATGAAAAGGGACATGAAGTTATCTTCATCACTCCTTCCGGGGACGTTTTTGCTGACCCGGGCATCTACACCTTTATGGGTTACCTGATGCTCTTCGATCATATCGGTCTGGACTATACTCTTTCCACTTATGCCTCTGAAGGCGGTAACTTCGGCCTGTTCACATCTGCGGACATGATGAAGAAACTCAACGGGAAGATGTACGCTGAAGCAAAACGCCTAGGAGTCAAATGGATTCTCGGCGGCGAATGCGGTCACATGTGGCGCGTAATTAACCAGTACATGGATACAATGAACGGCCCAGCGAACTTCCTCGAAGTTCCTAAAAGTCCGATCACCGGTACTGTTTTCCATAACGCTGCTCAGACTAAAATGGTTCACATCGCCGAGTTCACAGCTGACCTTATGAAGCATAATAAGCTGAAACTCGATCCGACCAGAAATGATCATATTCGCGCAACCTTCCACGATTCCTGTAACCCTGCTCGGGCCATGGGTCTTTTGGATGAGCCTCGCTACGTTCTCAATAACGTTGTTAAAAACTTCCATGAAATGCCAGAACAGACCATTCGTGAGCAGACATTCTGCTGCGCAGGCGGAGCAGGTCTGAACACTGACGAAATCATGGAAATACGCATGCGCGGTGGCTTGCCTCGCGGCAACGCATTGAAATCAGTACAGGAAGAACATGATGTAAACATGATGGCCTGTATCTGTGCAATTGACCGTGCAACGCTTATTCCGCTTGCCGACTACTGGGCTCCGGGCGTTGACATCTGCGGTGTTCACGAACTTGTCGGTAATGCTCTTATTCTCGACGGCGAGAAA